Within Oreochromis niloticus isolate F11D_XX linkage group LG2, O_niloticus_UMD_NMBU, whole genome shotgun sequence, the genomic segment cacTCATCAATACTGTAAGGGGGGAAGTATTTTTCCCCAAACACAGGGGTATATTGTTGTTTATATACATGTTGTTTTGTATGttgtttatatatacatatatctccAATATGAGTGAGAGAGATAATTGAAGTCATACCGCTCTGACGTCACCTGGAATAACACAGTCCACATTAGGTGTTGAAGAACCAGGACACACTGATGATAACTGGGCTACTGGAAGAAGAAGGCACAAGGTGGCAAGAGATGAGAACAGGGCTGTTTTTGATACCCAACATCCAGACTGATGGTGAAACAGCTAGTGGCTTAGTGTTCCAACATTAGGAAGAAAGAACTGCTATCACAACTGGAGATCGATGAGATACAACACAAATGCTATggcaagggggagccaggatatcaggtcaggggggagactGGGTACCAAGCCCCCAAGTACGACAAAAGGAGCACTGAGTGCAAGATGAGCTAACCTGAAATACAGGATCATGACGAAGCTGGAAACCTGGACTCCCCATAGCCACTTACCAAGACTAAGTGAAGTACCTTCTGAAGGTCTACTAGAAGATGTGAATTCAGCATTATGGACAATACATAATGGGACCATCATCAAAACCAACCAGCTGATCTACACCatggcagcagtgatcacagAGATGCTTGGCAAAAAGATGAACAGCCAGAAGAAGCAGTGCCCTTCATGGAGAAGGATACTAGAGGCCAAGATCAAGGTGGCAGAGAGGGACAACTatcagagctgcagaaacaAGCAATGAAGAAAGGGGTGCCTAAGAAGTACAAGCTGCTtgtacctgaggccttggaaactgccataCAAACATTTACAGCCTTGGCCAGTTGATTGAAGAGACATACCAGAAAGACAGATATCATAGCAgataagatgaacaggcacatggttTGATACATGAGCAGGGCACAGCAAGGAATTCGCAGGAATACCAGAGGGGTGAAACACCAGCTCCTGGTAGATAGATCCATCCCCAGAGACTACAAGACCAGACTCACCAACCTGTGCACCACCTGGACTGACTACGAGAATGACACAACGCCCCCCAGATGGACCCTGGAATTCCTTGAAATATGCAAGTACAACAGGACTCTAATAGCCAAAATCAGGAACTTAATGGGGATGTGGCAAACAACACTAGATGCCAACTTCAAGCCAATAgaacaagtcaccatcaagtatGGGATCTAttaaggagatgctctgtccccgcagtgagatcattgacaagactggctacggataccgactacgtaATGGAGCAAccatcagccacctcctctacatggatgacatcaagctgtatgccagaAGTGAACGTGACATCGaatcactgatccacaccaccaggatatacagcaatgacattggaatgtcattcggaatggagaagtgtagttggatgataacaaagagagggaagggagGGGACtgcactaccagaaggcaacatcgCAGACACTGAGGACAGCTAcaatcccacaggcaaatggcaATCaggaagaggccgctaggaaagctgcaaccgccaagtacctgcagagggtaaggcaagtcctgaggagtaaACTGAATGGGAAGTGCAAAATCCTGCCAATCAACTCCCACGCCCTGGCGGGGATCAGACACCcagctgggataataagctggccaaaggaggagatagaagccaaaGACATCAAGATAAGGAAGCTTCTGACCATGCACAGAAGGGTTCACCTCAAATCCAGGACCCTGAGACTGTACACTAAGGAGgaaggccggggactggtgtgTCAgaaccacagtccaggatgagacaataAACATCCTCaagtacatcaggaagatggccacaaCTGACCGACAAAAACGGAATCCTCTTTAAAAGCAAGCAGTTTGCCCAGCTGAATATTATCGTTTAAGATGAACGACCCAAATAAACTGTAAAAGAGGCTTCTAGATTAAAAGgaaatcaattcaattttaacAGCAATGAAAGTCTGATTAGGAGAAATGAAAAGTATTGTGTGCATCCCACCACCTGCGACCCAGTTTTGAAGTCTTTACCCAAGTGACAAATAGCAGCCCCGTTTACCACAAActgcagaggagacactgtttttgtttacataaCTCTCTTTATGTCTGCTCCAAATCCTCgaaatgctcttttttttttttttcaaatattccAGTTTAAGACAAGCTAAAGTGTTTTTGGAGGAGtgtctaaatgtgtttttaaccaGAAATTCAGATTGTTTACTGGTGGGCTCTGAGTCTTTGTTTCTGTAAACTGCAGTCTGCTAGTGCTTGCCACTGAGTATTAATGaaacataataaaacataataacacaataaaacacagtctATGAAAACTCAATCAGGTGTAAAGAGCATTTCAATTTTTAAAGGTCTAATGAGTCAGAAATGTATCTGTAGATGAGAACTGTTGACTCATGTGACTCATGAGACAGGTTTCCATAAGTCAGTGCTCCCGTGATCACTGCAATGTGTTGTTTGCATTACGTGCACACACGTGCGCacgcataaacacacacacatccatatACACAGAGCAAACATGCCAAAGCCCATCTGATCAGATTGTCTGCATGATGTATGTGACAAGCTTTACACAACATGTTTACAGCTCTGCAgtcctttttccatttttgtttttagaaggAATCGTTCATTTTGGCACATTCACCAAAATTACAGTGGCTGACTGTGTTCATTTACAGTGAGACATTTTTAGAAATGGCGTCTTataagatgaaaaaaaatgtggaaaaaataaacctgtctccactttgtttgttttgttgttttctcctctctctctctctctctctctctctctcatcaccCCTCTGTTACATCTGTGTCTGAGTCTCCTTCCTCTTCCCTCTTTCTTCTGCCTCTGTTTTTCTCGTTCCATCAATACAGTCAGCCAGAGACAGTGCTGGGGCTGAGGAAATGGATGGTGTGTCTATTTTTAGAAGCAGGGAAGGAGGGCAAACCAAAAGTAagcgagggagagagggagcaagagagagagggaggaggaggatgaggtggaggagagggaggggggatgtGAGGAGAAGATAAATCTGCATTCTGCCTCTGCCTCTGGTCAGAGACAGTTGAAGCTTCACAGCACAATTaaggagaagcagcagcagatgaAAACAGACGATCGTAAATAAAATTGaggagacaaaaaaagagagaaagagagcgacGGATGCAGgctgaaatttaaaactgcaccaggagaaaagacaagaaaagatTCCGTGGACTCAACAAAGATCATCCGTAAAGGTGAGTGTGAAGGCAAATTGAGCAGAAAACCTTTACATTATTCCTGAGAATGCAtgacgaacacacacacagggtgcCTGTTTTGTGCTTCAGCCTCGAGCTGCCGCCGTGGAACCAtttttagctgttgtatacagaaGGTGTGGTCTATATTTAGCAGTGGTTACACCTTGGAAGAAACTGGGAGAGGCTGGCATTTTGGTTTGGCTTGTGCTATTTTTGTCACGAGGTCAATACAAGCATATATTGTGGGCTACACTCAGGGTTATAACAACTCGGCGCTCCACACTCTGAAACAGTTTGAGGCTTTACGTGTCTGAGATCCCACAAAACAGTCATCTGTGTGTGCAGCCTCTCGCTGGGATTGTTTGTATATTGAACGGTCAACACACACAACTCCAGAGTAAGCAGCGCACGGTGCCTGAAATGAAGGGAAGGGAGAGGAGAGGCTTCTGTGTTTACTTGGTTTTATCGATACAGCCAGCAGTTGtagtcagttgtgttttgaaAACGCTTCGGGGGATGTGAGCAATGTCCAGATGTACATTATGtcattagaaaaacacattagacTGATGAGGTGATTAAACAAGAGGCTTTTGAAAAGAAACTGAGCAAAAATTGTTGCAAATACAATGTGTGTACGAATGTGAAATTAACTCCAGAAGTTATAAGTCAGTTCATGAGATAACAGTGCacagatttatatttttatttgtattgtgtGGAGGCACATATTGCAAGTTTCGACATAAAggacacacacaacacactcaCTTTGTAAACTAGGAAGTAAGATTGCATACGCTGCATCTGACCCTATCAGGAATGTGTCACATCTATCAAAATATCCAGTTTTCCAAACGGTGATTATATTTTCCTAAAGGATTCTGCTTTTTCGAGACTTGGATGCAGTATTTCACATTACgcagtttttttccccatctaaATGAGACCTCTCCCGTCTTGTCTTTCTCTCAGCTATGCGGCCACGGTCCAGACTGCTGTCCAAGAGGAGACTGACGCTGCCCACAATCAGAGAGGGCAGCGAGGAGACGGTTAGAGATTTGAATGAAGCCAACACGCTCTATAATGCCGGTCACTGCCAGGCTGTGTCATCGGAGGACTACCTCCTCTCCATCTGCCACCTGGCCCACCCCACTTTTCCCAGCCGGGATGTTTCCCCGGACAGTTTCCACGCACAGCAGCAGGACAAAGCGCAGCAGAAGCTTAGGCCATCGTGGGTTGAATACAACCCGAAAGAGAAGGCACGTGCTGCTGATGCGCAGCAGGCAGAGGGGAAAGAACTAAACAGAGAGCTGAAGTTTGGCAACTCTGACCCTCTTGAGTATATTTATGGACACCAGAACAGCTTCTCTGCCATCTCAGGAGGTAGGAGGAGAGCATTTGTCGAGGGGAGGTTTATGAGGCAACACGGCAGCGTATGGGAGAGCAAAGTGTGCGTGCGAGCCCACGGCATTACCCTTGGTTCAAATCCAGATTTCCCACAACAACGTGAGGGCAGTTGCTCTGAATTAAACAGCAAAACTGACACTTCAATTCCAAACATCTCCCCAAAACACACCTTGGTCAGGTCAGAGGCCAGCACAGCTTGCAGAAAGGCAGAAGGGGAGAGGTTGAATCCAGCCATCAAACAGTCCCTCATCTCTCAGTGGATCTCTGACTGCAGGCTGGCATGGAGGGAGGCACGCACTCGAGCCTGCATGCTTCCTGCCATTGCTGAGGTGTAGCGTGTAAATGGACAGTCAATGTGACATTCTCCAGTAAAATATCCTAATCTTTTGTCAGTGCATGAGACATTGACAATAGGAGACACATAGAAATACACATTTGAAAAGATACAGAGACAAGTAAAGACTACTACAATTGTCCATTCTAACAT encodes:
- the si:dkeyp-72g9.4 gene encoding uncharacterized protein si:dkeyp-72g9.4; the encoded protein is MRPRSRLLSKRRLTLPTIREGSEETVRDLNEANTLYNAGHCQAVSSEDYLLSICHLAHPTFPSRDVSPDSFHAQQQDKAQQKLRPSWVEYNPKEKARAADAQQAEGKELNRELKFGNSDPLEYIYGHQNSFSAISGGRRRAFVEGRFMRQHGSVWESKVCVRAHGITLGSNPDFPQQREGSCSELNSKTDTSIPNISPKHTLVRSEASTACRKAEGERLNPAIKQSLISQWISDCRLAWREARTRACMLPAIAEV